In Haematobia irritans isolate KBUSLIRL chromosome 1, ASM5000362v1, whole genome shotgun sequence, a genomic segment contains:
- the mri gene encoding BTB/POZ domain-containing protein mrityu: protein MNGAIPKNNSNNGASTSRNNTGGERITLLVDNVRFMIEKDLVTAHPNTMLGTMFSTGFQFVHPNERGEYEVADGISHNLFRAILDYYKTGLIKCPPTISVPELKEACDYLLIPFDATTVRCQNLRGLLHELSNEGARQQFELFLEEFILPVMVTAAQRGDRECHVVVLLDDDVVDWDEEFPPQMGEEYCQTIHSTTMHRFFKYIENRDVAKQVMKDRGLKKIRCGIEGYPTHKEKIRRRPGGRAEVVYSYVQRPFIHMSWEKEEAKSRHVDFQCVKSKSVTNLAEATADPPLELDASGNVVPPPENNVAFRADADAAIEVADVAAGGGAAAVEEAPAVQNDVEAAAAVGGANEDNA, encoded by the coding sequence atgaacGGAGCTattccaaaaaataattctaataATGGTGCCTCAACAAGCCGGAATAACACTGGTGGCGAACGTATAACTCTGCTTGTCGATAATGTCCGTTTTATGATCGAGAAAGATTTAGTCACAGCACATCCAAATACGATGCTGGGTACAATGTTTAGTACGGGCTTTCAGTTTGTTCATCCAAATGAAAGGGGGGAATATGAGGTGGCCGATGGTATATCAcataatttatttcgtgcaattCTTGATTACTATAAGACAGGATTGATAAAATGCCCTCCCACGATATCTGTGCCGGAACTGAAAGAAGCTTGTGATTACTTATTGATACCCTTCGATGCCACCACAGTGCGTTGTCAAAACTTGCGTGGCCTTCTTCATGAGCTGAGCAACGAAGGAGCTCGCCAACAGTTTGAATTATTTCTGGAAGAATTCATATTACCAGTGATGGTCACAGCAGCACAAAGGGGTGACCGTGAATGTCATGTTGTGGTATTGCTCGATGACGACGTGGTCGATTGGGATGAAGAGTTTCCACCACAAATGGGTGAGGAGTATTGTCAAACGATCCACAGTACCACAATGCATCGTTTTTTCAAATACATTGAAAACCGTGATGTAGCTAAACAAGTTATGAAAGACCGAGGTCTGAAGAAAATACGATGCGGAATTGAAGGCTATCCAACACACAAGGAGAAAATACGTAGACGCCCTGGAGGCCGTGCCGAAGTCGTTTACAGTTATGTGCAAAGGCCATTCATTCATATGTCTTGGGAGAAAGAAGAGGCCAAGAGCCGTCATGTCGATTTTCAATGTGTTAAATCGAAATCTGTTACAAATTTGGCCGAAGCCACTGCAGATCCTCCGTTAGAATTGGATGCCAGTGGTAATGTAGTACCTCCGCCAGAGAATAATGTTGCATTTAGAGCGGATGCAGATGCTGCCATTGAAGTAGCTGATGTGGCTGCTGGTGGAGGAGCTGCTGCTGTAGAAGAGGCTCCAGCAGTTCAAAACGATGTAGAAGCAGCTGCAGCAGTTGGTGGTGCTAATGAAGATAATGCCTAA
- the LOC142239131 gene encoding uncharacterized protein LOC142239131, whose protein sequence is MSDKSVKMCTFDLQQCLPTPYLSASIFFYKRPLWTFNFTIHDGATNKADCYIWHEGIAKRGANDIGSCIYKYLSELPYSVNHVILYSDSCPGQNRNSYVCAVFEKILQDHPSIQTIDHKFLIVGHTHLECDTVHAQIEKKKKKSSGSIQHPHDWANLIAATNKKYVVHELKQDDFYDFQAFLKQNFSWRTNNVTGEKFEWKMVRWMRYEKDKLGILQYKHSHTMEEKFKELNINQRRRKEQTASLTQSYTSDLPISMNKKRDLIEMLPLINENFHNFYQNLKTEGECSIEVDSDLDEIDNDE, encoded by the exons ATGAGTGATAAGTCCGTAAAAATGTGTACATTTGATTTGCAGCAGTGTCTGCCAACTCCGTATTTGAgtgcatcgatatttttttacaagCGTCCTTTATGGACTTTCAACTTTACTATCCATGATGGTGCTACAAACAAAGCTGACTGCTATATTTGGCATGAAGGTATTGCAAAACGAGGAGCAAATGATATTGGTTCTTGTATTTATAAATACCTTTCGGAACTACCATATTCAGTAAATCACGTTATTTTATATAGTGATTCGTGTCCTGGACAAAATCGAAACTCGTATGTCTGCGCAGTGTTCGAGAAAATCCTGCAGGATCATCCAAGTATTCAAACAATTGATCACAAATTTCTTATCGTAGGTCATACTCACCTTGAGTGTGATACAGTTCATGCACagatagaaaaaaagaaaaaaaaatcttctggaTCCATACAACATCCACATGATTGGGCGAACTTAATAGCtgctacaaataaaaaatatgttgtccATGAATTGAAACAAGATGACTTCTACGACTTTCAAgcttttttgaagcaaaattttagttggagAACAAATAATGTCACAG GTGAGAAATTTGAATGGAAGATGGTGCGATGGATGCGATATGAGAAAGACAAACTTGGAATACTACAATATAAACATTCTCACACAATGGAGGAAAAATTCAAAGAATTGAATATAAATCAACGTCGTCGAAAGGAACAAACAGCATCATTAACCCAAAGTTATACCTCTGATCTGCCTATTTCAATGAACAAAAAACGTGATTTGATTGAAATGCTGCCATTGATcaacgaaaattttcacaatttttatcaaaatttaaagacTGAAGGAGAATGTTCAATTGAAGTAGATTCCGATTTGGACGAAATAGACAACgatgaataa